The following are encoded in a window of Bos indicus isolate NIAB-ARS_2022 breed Sahiwal x Tharparkar chromosome 21, NIAB-ARS_B.indTharparkar_mat_pri_1.0, whole genome shotgun sequence genomic DNA:
- the LOC109575761 gene encoding myeloid-associated differentiation marker-like isoform X3 yields MSSRRIIPEEDDVDTLCYFLRLPQVISICLAFSLVASMGNERGAVGNWCLAIWCLCFTVTVFISMYECFYCDWILPFFWYKLPITYACYATLFCLLTSIMYPIFYVQYLPYGPSRDRAIAASAFSCIACVLYAIDVAYTWKHYKFKNIPCYVHTLPGLLKILESAVACVIFVFISNTSLYLHQPALKWCVVVYSICFVQVAVAMLLKLSGWENRLPLRLPIFHLGQTMLSFLLYVSAMVLWPLYQFDEKLGGQPHWYTDMSCIDELTDYGCVWDQRLAVAILTAINLLIFFPLL; encoded by the coding sequence ATGTCTAGCAGACGGATAATTCCTGAGGAAGATGATGTGGACACACTGTGCTACTTCCTCCGCCTCCCGCAGGTGATCTCCATTTGTCTGGCCTTCTCCCTGGTGGCCAGCATGGGCAACGAGAGGGGGGCTGTAGGTAACTGGTGCCTAGCCATTTGGTGCCTCTGTTTCACTGTGACCGTCTTCATCTCTATGTACGAGTGCTTTTACTGCGACTGGATACTACCTTTTTTCTGGTACAAATTACCTATCACCTATGCCTGCTATGCGACACTTTTCTGCCTCTTGACCTCCATCATGTACCCCATCTTCTACGTCCAGTACCTGCCTTATGGTCCTTCCCGAGACCGGGCCATCGCTGCCTCTGCGTTCTCCTGCATCGCGTGTGTGCTCTATGCCATAGATGTGGCCTACACATGGAAACACTATAAGTTCAAGAACATCCCCTGCTACGTGCACACATTACCAGGCCTGCTAAAGATTCTGGAGAGTGCTGTGGCCTGTGTCATCTTCGTCTTCATCAGCAACACCTCCCTGTACCTGCACCAGCCGGCCCTGAAGTGGTGCGTGGTCGTGTACTCCATCTGCTTCGTCCAGGTAGCCGTGGCCATGCTGCTGAAGCTGAGTGGCTGGGAGAACAGACTGCCCCTCCGGCTCCCCATTTTCCATCTGGGGCAGACCATGCTCTCATTCCTCCTCTATGTCAGTGCCATGGTCCTCTGGCCACTCTACCAGTTTGACGAGAAGTTAGGTGGACAACCCCACTGGTACACTGATATGAGCTGCATTGATGAGCTTACCGACTATGGCTGCGTCTGGGACCAGCGACT